A genomic stretch from Cellulomonas sp. KRMCY2 includes:
- a CDS encoding BldC family transcriptional regulator, with translation MSSQTAQSANRTAAPGALLTPSEVASMFRVDPKTVTRWAKAGKLSAIRTLGGHRRYSEAEVRGLLTGVPQPRASED, from the coding sequence ATGTCCTCACAGACCGCGCAGTCCGCAAACCGCACCGCCGCCCCCGGCGCTCTTCTCACTCCTTCCGAGGTCGCGAGCATGTTCCGCGTCGACCCGAAGACCGTGACGCGGTGGGCCAAGGCCGGCAAGCTCTCGGCCATCCGGACGCTCGGTGGCCACCGCCGCTACAGCGAGGCCGAGGTCCGCGGCCTGCTGACCGGCGTCCCGCAGCCCCGGGCCAGCGAGGACTGA
- the prfA gene encoding peptide chain release factor 1 produces the protein MGEAFDAVIPLLSEHGEIEARLADPAVHGDAGRARALGRRYAELGRVVAAYRAWQQATGDADAAAELAQSDAGFAAELPTLRRAADDAAADLRRVLVPRDPDDSRDVLLEIKAGEGGEESALFAGDLLRMYLRYAERRGWKTEVLEATQSDLGGYKDVTIAVKARGTVAPEDGVWAHLKYEGGVHRVQRVPVTESQGRIHTSAAGVVALPEADDAAEVGIDPNDLRIDVYRSSGPGGQSVNTTDSAVRITHLPSGLVVSCQNEKSQLQNKEQAMRILRARLLAAQQEQAAAAASQARRSQVRTVDRSERIRTYNFPENRIADHRTGFKAYNLDQVLDGDLDPVVRSAIDADDAARLAEAGAGL, from the coding sequence ATGGGCGAGGCGTTCGATGCGGTCATCCCGCTGCTCTCCGAGCACGGTGAGATCGAGGCCCGTCTGGCCGACCCCGCCGTGCACGGCGACGCCGGTCGGGCCCGCGCCCTCGGGCGGCGGTACGCCGAGCTGGGTCGCGTGGTCGCCGCCTATCGCGCGTGGCAGCAGGCCACCGGCGACGCCGACGCGGCCGCGGAGCTCGCACAGTCCGATGCGGGTTTCGCCGCGGAGCTTCCGACCCTGCGCCGCGCGGCCGACGACGCCGCCGCGGACCTGCGCCGGGTGCTCGTCCCGCGTGACCCGGACGACTCCCGGGACGTCCTGCTCGAGATCAAGGCGGGCGAGGGTGGCGAGGAGTCTGCCCTCTTCGCCGGGGACCTGCTCCGGATGTACCTGCGCTATGCCGAGCGCCGCGGCTGGAAGACCGAGGTGCTCGAGGCGACGCAGTCGGACCTGGGCGGCTACAAGGACGTGACGATCGCCGTGAAGGCGCGCGGCACAGTCGCGCCGGAGGACGGCGTGTGGGCGCACCTGAAGTACGAGGGCGGTGTGCACCGCGTCCAGCGGGTCCCGGTCACCGAGTCCCAGGGCCGGATCCACACGTCTGCCGCCGGGGTGGTGGCCCTGCCGGAGGCCGACGACGCGGCCGAGGTCGGGATCGACCCGAACGACCTGCGCATCGACGTGTACCGCTCGTCCGGTCCGGGCGGGCAGTCCGTCAACACCACCGACTCGGCGGTCCGGATCACGCACCTGCCCAGCGGGCTCGTCGTGTCCTGCCAGAACGAGAAGTCGCAGCTGCAGAACAAGGAGCAGGCGATGCGCATCCTGCGTGCGCGCCTGCTCGCCGCCCAGCAGGAGCAGGCCGCCGCAGCGGCGTCCCAGGCGCGCAGGTCCCAGGTACGCACCGTCGACCGCTCCGAGCGCATCCGCACGTACAACTTCCCCGAGAACCGGATCGCCGACCATCGGACCGGGTTCAAGGCCTACAACCTCGACCAGGTGCTCGACGGAGACCTCGACCCCGTGGTCCGCTCGGCGATCGACGCCGACGACGCCGCGCGGCTCGCCGAGGCGGGGGCCGGGTTGTGA
- the argS gene encoding arginine--tRNA ligase: MTPAELSLALSAVLAQAVADGALPLQVSDLPAVVTVDRPRSREHGDWATNVAMQLAKKAGLAPRAVAEILAARIAAVPGVATADVAGPGFLNITLETAAAGELARTIVEAGTTYGRTQVLAGERINLEFVSANPTGPLHIGSVRWAAVGDSLARMLEASGAQVTREYYFNDAGSQIDRFARSLLARAKGQDAPEDGYGGQYIAEIADQVILDATTAGEPDPLTLPDAQAQEVFRVRGVDLMFAEIKAKLSAFRVQFDVYFHEDALHESGAVDRAVARLRELGHIFEADGATWLRTTDFGDDKDRVIVKSDGEAAYIAGDLAYYLDKRERGFNRVVIMLGADHHGYIGRMMAMCAAFGDTPWVNLEILIGQMVNLVKGGVPMKMSKRAGTIVTIDDLVDAVGVDAARYSLARSSADQSIDLDLDLLARATNENPVYYVQYAHARTVNVGRNALELGVRREDGFDPSLLDHVSESTLLAKLGELGRVIAQAAELREPHRVARYLEELAGAYHKWYDQRRVSPFGDEEVTDVHRTRLWLNDATRTVLANGLELLGVSAPERM; the protein is encoded by the coding sequence GTGACCCCTGCTGAGTTGTCCCTGGCGCTGAGCGCCGTCCTGGCCCAGGCCGTCGCCGACGGTGCTCTTCCCCTGCAGGTGAGTGATCTGCCGGCGGTCGTGACAGTCGATCGACCACGCTCACGCGAGCACGGCGACTGGGCGACGAACGTGGCGATGCAGCTCGCGAAGAAGGCCGGCCTGGCGCCCCGCGCGGTGGCCGAGATCCTCGCGGCACGGATCGCAGCGGTCCCCGGCGTCGCCACGGCGGACGTCGCGGGCCCCGGCTTCCTCAACATCACCCTCGAGACCGCTGCGGCCGGTGAGCTCGCGCGCACCATCGTCGAGGCGGGCACGACCTACGGCCGCACGCAGGTGCTGGCCGGCGAGCGGATCAACCTCGAGTTCGTCTCGGCGAACCCGACCGGACCCTTGCACATCGGCTCGGTGCGCTGGGCAGCCGTCGGCGACTCGCTCGCCAGGATGCTCGAGGCGTCCGGCGCCCAGGTGACCCGCGAGTACTACTTCAACGACGCCGGGTCCCAGATCGACCGGTTCGCCCGCTCGCTCCTGGCCCGCGCCAAGGGCCAGGACGCTCCGGAGGACGGGTACGGCGGCCAGTACATCGCCGAGATCGCCGACCAGGTGATCCTCGACGCGACCACCGCCGGCGAGCCCGATCCGCTGACCCTGCCGGACGCGCAGGCGCAGGAGGTCTTCAGGGTCCGCGGCGTCGACCTGATGTTCGCCGAGATCAAGGCCAAGCTCAGCGCGTTCCGGGTCCAGTTCGACGTGTACTTCCACGAGGACGCCCTGCACGAGTCGGGGGCCGTCGACCGGGCCGTCGCACGGCTGCGCGAGCTCGGGCACATCTTCGAGGCCGACGGCGCGACCTGGCTGCGCACGACGGACTTCGGCGACGACAAGGACCGCGTCATCGTCAAGTCCGACGGCGAGGCCGCCTACATCGCCGGCGACCTGGCTTACTACCTGGACAAGCGGGAGCGCGGCTTCAACCGGGTCGTGATCATGCTCGGCGCCGACCACCACGGGTACATCGGCCGGATGATGGCGATGTGCGCGGCCTTCGGTGACACGCCCTGGGTCAACCTGGAGATCCTCATCGGCCAGATGGTCAACCTGGTCAAGGGCGGCGTGCCGATGAAGATGAGCAAGCGCGCCGGCACGATCGTGACGATCGACGACCTGGTCGACGCGGTCGGCGTCGACGCCGCGCGGTACTCGCTCGCACGTTCGTCGGCCGACCAGAGCATCGACCTGGACCTCGACCTGCTCGCCAGGGCCACCAACGAGAACCCGGTCTACTACGTGCAGTACGCCCACGCCCGGACGGTCAACGTCGGGCGCAACGCCCTCGAGCTCGGGGTCCGGCGCGAGGACGGCTTCGACCCGTCGCTGCTGGACCACGTCAGCGAGTCGACGCTGCTGGCCAAGCTCGGCGAGCTGGGCCGGGTCATCGCGCAGGCGGCCGAGCTGAGGGAGCCGCACCGGGTCGCCAGGTACCTCGAGGAGCTTGCCGGGGCCTACCACAAGTGGTACGACCAGCGCCGGGTCAGCCCGTTCGGCGACGAGGAGGTCACCGACGTGCACCGGACCCGGCTGTGGCTCAACGACGCGACCCGCACGGTGCTCGCGAACGGTCTCGAGCTGCTCGGCGTGAGCGCGCCGGAGCGCATGTGA
- the lysA gene encoding diaminopimelate decarboxylase, whose product MSPDGLDPQVWPASTVVGPDGAVSVAGVDLRAVAAEHGTPVYVLDEDDFRARARTFRAAFTEAFAAIGTEVDVYYAGKAFLCTAVARWAVEEGLRIDTATGGELAVALRAGVPGPDIGLHGNNKSDAEIDRALEAGVGRVVIDSLPEVARVAEAVRRYRARHPEAMLRRAPVMVRVTTGVHAGGHEYISTAHEDQKFGLSVAGGQALAGLRAVLDHPELELLGVHSHIGSQILDPSGFEVAARTILDLRAELAAVTGHLVAEVDLGGGYGVAYLPGEVPLDPSRIAKDVARVVQDACADLHTPVPRISVEPGRAIVGPTTLTLYTVGTVKPVTVDAAGPDGTGSFTRTYVSVDGGMSDNLRPALYGAHYTAAVVSRRGSPGTVRARVVGKHCESGDILVHDVALPADVAAGDLLAVPVTGAYGRSMASNYNHVPRPPVVAVRAGGTRVIVRRETEDDLLALDVG is encoded by the coding sequence GTGAGTCCCGACGGCCTCGACCCTCAGGTCTGGCCGGCGAGCACAGTCGTCGGTCCGGACGGCGCGGTGAGCGTCGCCGGGGTGGACCTGCGCGCCGTCGCGGCCGAGCACGGCACACCGGTCTACGTCCTGGACGAGGACGACTTCCGGGCCCGCGCCCGGACGTTCCGGGCGGCCTTCACCGAGGCCTTCGCCGCGATCGGCACCGAGGTCGACGTCTACTACGCCGGCAAGGCGTTCCTGTGCACCGCTGTCGCGCGGTGGGCCGTCGAGGAGGGCCTGCGCATCGACACGGCCACCGGCGGCGAGCTCGCGGTCGCGCTCCGCGCGGGGGTCCCGGGCCCCGACATCGGCCTGCACGGGAACAACAAGTCCGATGCCGAGATCGACCGGGCGCTGGAAGCCGGTGTCGGGCGCGTCGTGATCGACTCGCTGCCGGAGGTCGCCCGGGTCGCCGAGGCCGTCCGGCGGTACCGCGCGAGGCACCCGGAGGCGATGCTCCGCCGCGCGCCGGTCATGGTCCGGGTGACCACGGGTGTGCACGCCGGCGGGCACGAGTACATCTCGACCGCGCACGAGGACCAGAAGTTCGGGCTGTCCGTCGCCGGCGGCCAGGCGCTCGCCGGGCTGCGGGCCGTCCTGGACCACCCGGAGCTCGAGCTCCTCGGCGTGCACTCCCACATCGGTTCGCAGATCCTCGACCCGTCCGGGTTCGAGGTCGCAGCGCGCACCATCCTGGACCTGCGCGCCGAGCTGGCCGCAGTGACCGGGCACCTCGTCGCCGAGGTCGACCTCGGCGGCGGTTACGGCGTCGCCTACCTGCCGGGTGAGGTGCCGCTCGACCCGTCGCGGATCGCCAAGGACGTCGCACGCGTGGTCCAGGACGCGTGCGCCGACCTGCACACCCCGGTGCCGAGGATCTCGGTCGAGCCCGGTCGCGCGATCGTCGGGCCGACGACCCTGACCCTCTACACGGTCGGCACCGTCAAGCCGGTCACCGTCGACGCCGCCGGTCCGGACGGGACCGGCAGCTTCACCCGCACGTACGTCTCGGTGGACGGCGGGATGAGCGACAACCTGCGGCCGGCCCTCTATGGCGCGCACTACACCGCCGCCGTGGTCTCGCGCCGTGGCAGTCCCGGCACCGTCCGGGCGCGGGTCGTCGGCAAGCACTGCGAGAGCGGCGACATCCTGGTGCACGACGTGGCCCTGCCGGCCGACGTCGCGGCCGGTGACCTGCTCGCGGTCCCCGTCACGGGTGCCTACGGTCGGTCCATGGCCTCCAACTACAACCACGTCCCGCGGCCGCCCGTCGTGGCCGTCCGCGCCGGTGGGACGCGCGTCATCGTGCGGCGCGAGACCGAGGACGACCTGCTCGCACTCGACGTCGGCTGA
- the thrB gene encoding homoserine kinase, with product MRLGSDHVRVRVPATSANLGPGFDALGLALAHFDTVEVRALGNPDVTVEVFGEGATELPTGEDHLIVRAIRATLDDVGAPQVGLHLICHNTIPHGRGMGSSAAAVVAGILAVRMLIGDPEALSNTAAFRIASAFEGHPDNAAPAILGGATIAWTSPDGPHATALPVHADVVPVVLVPSVRCATKTARGVLPATVPHADAAFNAGRAALLVQALCHRPELLFDATVDRLHQEYRSAVMPTTLELVRALRAAGQAAVVSGAGPSVLVLERASDGDAAARVRAELLGAPGPDGMTESGWQVLMPGIAADGALAERL from the coding sequence ATGCGACTCGGCAGCGACCACGTCCGGGTGCGGGTCCCGGCGACCAGCGCCAACCTCGGCCCGGGCTTCGACGCGCTCGGTCTGGCCCTCGCCCACTTCGACACCGTGGAGGTCAGGGCGCTGGGCAACCCCGACGTGACCGTCGAGGTGTTCGGCGAGGGCGCGACGGAGCTGCCGACGGGCGAGGACCACCTGATCGTCCGCGCCATCCGGGCGACCCTCGACGACGTCGGCGCGCCCCAGGTGGGTCTGCACCTGATCTGCCACAACACCATCCCGCACGGCCGGGGGATGGGTTCGTCCGCGGCCGCCGTCGTCGCGGGGATCCTCGCGGTGCGGATGCTCATCGGTGACCCCGAGGCGCTGAGCAACACGGCGGCGTTCCGGATCGCCTCGGCGTTCGAGGGCCACCCGGACAATGCCGCCCCGGCCATCCTCGGTGGGGCGACGATCGCGTGGACCAGCCCGGACGGACCGCATGCGACGGCCCTGCCGGTGCACGCCGACGTCGTGCCGGTCGTGCTCGTCCCGTCGGTTCGGTGCGCGACCAAGACCGCCCGCGGAGTCCTGCCGGCGACCGTCCCGCACGCCGACGCCGCGTTCAACGCCGGGCGTGCCGCGCTCCTCGTGCAGGCCCTGTGCCATCGGCCCGAGCTGCTCTTCGACGCCACCGTCGACCGGCTGCACCAGGAGTACCGGTCGGCCGTGATGCCGACCACGCTCGAGCTGGTCCGGGCGCTGCGCGCGGCGGGCCAGGCGGCGGTGGTCTCGGGGGCCGGGCCGTCGGTGCTCGTCCTCGAACGCGCGAGCGACGGCGACGCGGCAGCCCGGGTGCGGGCCGAGCTGCTCGGTGCGCCGGGCCCGGACGGGATGACCGAGTCCGGCTGGCAGGTCCTGATGCCGGGGATCGCAGCGGACGGCGCGCTGGCAGAGCGGCTCTGA
- the rpmE gene encoding 50S ribosomal protein L31, with the protein MKKDIHPAYVTTTVTCTCGNTFTTRSTATSGQIHADVCSACHPFYTGKQKILDTGGRVARFEARYGKKADAAK; encoded by the coding sequence GTGAAGAAGGACATCCACCCGGCGTACGTCACCACCACGGTGACCTGCACCTGTGGCAACACGTTCACGACGCGCAGCACCGCGACGTCCGGCCAGATCCACGCCGACGTCTGCAGCGCGTGCCACCCGTTCTACACGGGCAAGCAGAAGATCCTCGACACCGGCGGCCGCGTCGCCCGCTTCGAGGCGCGGTACGGCAAGAAGGCCGACGCCGCCAAGTAG
- the thrC gene encoding threonine synthase, which translates to MAHQWRGVIAEYADRLPAHVLAHVVTLGEGGTPLVPAPYLSDLTGAQVYLKVEGMNPTGSFKDRGMTTAISAAAGRGARVVVCASTGNTSASAAAYATAAGMTCAVLVPDGKIAMGKLSQAVAHGARLLQVDGNFDDCLVAARKLAEAYPVELVNSVNPDRIEGQKTGAFEIVDALGDAPDIHVLPVGNAGNITAYWKGFTEYAADGPATRTPVMWGFQAAGAAPIVVGHPITEPETIATAIRIGNPASWTQALAARDESGGLIEAVTDEQILAAHRILAGKVGVFVEPASAAGVAGLLALAREGRVPAGARITITVTGHGLKDPQWALRTADGSEVQPVRVPADVVSIADALELD; encoded by the coding sequence GTGGCCCACCAGTGGCGTGGCGTGATCGCCGAGTACGCCGACCGTCTGCCCGCACACGTGCTCGCGCACGTGGTGACCCTCGGCGAGGGTGGCACGCCCCTGGTGCCGGCGCCGTACCTGTCGGACCTGACCGGCGCCCAGGTGTACCTGAAGGTCGAGGGGATGAACCCGACGGGCTCCTTCAAGGACCGCGGGATGACGACGGCGATCTCCGCTGCCGCCGGGCGTGGTGCGCGCGTCGTGGTGTGCGCCTCGACCGGCAACACCTCGGCGTCGGCCGCCGCCTATGCCACCGCCGCGGGCATGACCTGCGCCGTCCTGGTGCCGGACGGCAAGATCGCGATGGGCAAGCTGAGCCAGGCCGTGGCGCACGGTGCTCGTCTGCTGCAGGTCGACGGCAACTTCGACGACTGCCTGGTCGCGGCCCGCAAGCTCGCCGAGGCGTACCCGGTCGAGCTCGTCAACTCGGTCAACCCCGACCGGATCGAGGGGCAGAAGACCGGCGCGTTCGAGATCGTCGACGCGCTGGGCGACGCCCCGGACATCCACGTGCTCCCGGTGGGGAACGCCGGCAACATCACCGCGTACTGGAAGGGCTTCACGGAGTACGCCGCCGACGGGCCGGCCACCAGGACACCGGTGATGTGGGGCTTCCAGGCGGCCGGCGCGGCGCCGATCGTCGTCGGCCACCCGATCACCGAGCCGGAGACGATCGCCACCGCCATCCGGATCGGCAACCCGGCGTCCTGGACCCAGGCGCTCGCGGCGCGTGACGAGTCCGGTGGGCTGATCGAGGCCGTGACGGACGAGCAGATCCTCGCCGCGCACCGGATCCTGGCGGGCAAGGTCGGCGTCTTCGTCGAGCCGGCGTCGGCCGCCGGGGTCGCCGGCCTGCTCGCGCTCGCGCGGGAGGGTCGGGTACCCGCCGGCGCACGCATCACGATCACGGTCACGGGTCACGGCCTGAAGGACCCGCAGTGGGCCCTGCGCACGGCGGACGGGTCCGAGGTCCAGCCGGTCCGGGTGCCGGCGGACGTCGTGTCCATCGCCGATGCGCTCGAGCTCGACTGA
- the prmC gene encoding peptide chain release factor N(5)-glutamine methyltransferase — MSAPPDGSPDSPSLDSALRSGARVLADAGIDSARADVELLAAHVLGVSRGEVRTAAVLGRPAPAGLGTLVARRAARVPLQHLTGTAPFRTIELAVGPGVFVPRPETEQVAQAAVDEAAAVLARRPGVVVVDLCTGSGAIALAVAHEVPGAQVHAVELDAEAYRWALRNVEAAQDAAVHLVRGDARTALRTLDGTVDVVVANPPYIPPDAVPVDPEVREHDPAVALYGLGRDGLTVPAGVVEAAARLLVPGGLFVMEHAEVQAEAVRELVRAGGAFEQVETRQDLTGRDRMVVARRSGPDVEDSRP, encoded by the coding sequence GTGAGCGCGCCGCCGGACGGCTCCCCGGACTCGCCCTCGCTCGACAGCGCCCTGCGCTCCGGGGCGCGCGTGCTCGCCGACGCAGGCATCGACTCCGCCCGCGCCGACGTCGAGCTGCTCGCCGCGCACGTGCTCGGCGTCTCGCGGGGTGAGGTCCGCACCGCCGCCGTTCTCGGCCGGCCCGCGCCGGCCGGGCTCGGGACGCTCGTCGCCCGGCGTGCCGCTCGGGTACCGCTGCAGCACCTGACCGGGACCGCGCCGTTCCGCACCATCGAGCTCGCCGTCGGGCCCGGCGTGTTCGTCCCCCGGCCGGAGACCGAGCAGGTCGCCCAGGCGGCGGTCGACGAGGCGGCGGCCGTCCTCGCCCGGCGGCCCGGCGTCGTCGTCGTCGACCTGTGCACGGGCTCGGGTGCGATCGCGCTCGCCGTGGCGCACGAGGTCCCGGGCGCGCAGGTCCATGCGGTCGAGCTCGACGCCGAGGCGTACCGCTGGGCTCTGCGCAACGTCGAGGCGGCGCAGGACGCCGCCGTCCACCTCGTGCGCGGCGACGCCAGGACGGCTCTGCGGACCCTGGACGGGACGGTCGACGTCGTGGTCGCCAACCCGCCGTACATCCCGCCCGATGCCGTCCCGGTCGACCCCGAGGTGCGCGAGCACGACCCCGCCGTCGCGCTGTACGGCCTGGGCCGCGACGGGCTGACCGTGCCGGCCGGCGTCGTCGAGGCGGCGGCGAGGCTCCTGGTACCCGGCGGGTTGTTCGTCATGGAGCACGCCGAGGTGCAGGCCGAGGCGGTCCGTGAGCTCGTCCGCGCCGGCGGCGCCTTCGAGCAGGTCGAGACGCGTCAGGACCTGACCGGTCGCGACCGCATGGTCGTGGCACGGCGGAGCGGGCCCGACGTGGAAGACTCGCGGCCGTGA
- a CDS encoding homoserine dehydrogenase has product MGAHDGAVRVALLGCGVVGTEVARLMTSQATDLAARVGAPLELVGIAVRNLDAQRDPVIDRALLTSDAASLVDRADVVVEVLGGIEPARSLLLRAIAGGAAVVTANKALLGQDGPTLYAAADAAGVDLYFEAAVAGAIPLVRPVRESLAGDRVTRVLGIVNGTTNYVLDQMATVGLELAQAVKQAQELGYAEADPTADVEGYDAAAKAAILASLAFHTRVSVDDVHREGILGITADDVAWAAETGHVIKLLAIAERVGSPGHDDERDTRGIVVRVHPALVPLGHPLAGVRGAFNAVFVEAEAAGELMFYGRGAGGAPTASAILGDLVTVARHRVLGGKGPVESSYAELPVHSIAEAVTRYQIHLRVADRSGVLAQVAQVFAGHDVSIEVVRQGQATVAGGGQADLLVVTHAARDAALSATVADLAGLPVVAAVVSVLRVEGA; this is encoded by the coding sequence GTGGGAGCCCATGACGGCGCAGTGCGCGTCGCCCTGCTCGGATGCGGCGTCGTCGGTACCGAGGTCGCACGACTGATGACCAGCCAGGCCACGGATCTCGCCGCCCGCGTCGGTGCGCCGCTCGAGCTCGTCGGCATCGCGGTGCGCAACCTCGACGCGCAGCGGGACCCGGTGATCGACCGTGCGCTGCTCACCAGTGACGCGGCGTCGCTGGTCGACCGCGCCGACGTCGTCGTCGAGGTGCTCGGTGGCATCGAGCCGGCCCGTTCGCTGCTGCTGCGTGCCATCGCCGGGGGAGCGGCCGTCGTGACCGCGAACAAGGCGCTCCTCGGGCAGGACGGGCCGACGCTCTATGCCGCTGCCGACGCTGCCGGGGTCGACCTCTACTTCGAGGCGGCGGTCGCCGGTGCCATCCCCCTGGTGCGGCCGGTCCGCGAGTCCCTCGCCGGTGATCGGGTGACGCGGGTCCTGGGCATCGTCAACGGCACCACCAACTACGTGCTGGACCAGATGGCGACGGTCGGGCTCGAGCTCGCGCAGGCCGTCAAGCAGGCGCAGGAGCTCGGGTACGCCGAGGCGGACCCCACCGCCGACGTCGAGGGCTACGACGCCGCCGCCAAGGCCGCCATCCTCGCCTCGCTCGCCTTCCACACCCGGGTGAGCGTCGACGACGTCCACCGCGAAGGGATCCTCGGCATCACGGCGGACGACGTCGCGTGGGCTGCCGAGACGGGGCACGTGATCAAGCTGCTCGCGATCGCCGAACGGGTCGGCTCGCCCGGGCACGACGACGAGCGGGACACCCGCGGGATCGTCGTGCGGGTGCACCCCGCGCTGGTTCCGCTCGGCCACCCGCTCGCGGGCGTCCGGGGGGCGTTCAACGCGGTGTTCGTCGAGGCTGAGGCCGCCGGTGAGCTGATGTTCTACGGGCGCGGTGCGGGCGGCGCGCCGACGGCGAGCGCGATCCTCGGTGACCTGGTGACCGTGGCCCGGCACCGGGTCCTCGGCGGCAAGGGTCCGGTCGAGTCGAGCTACGCCGAGCTTCCCGTGCACAGCATCGCCGAGGCGGTGACCCGCTACCAGATCCACCTGCGGGTGGCGGACCGGTCGGGTGTCCTGGCCCAGGTCGCCCAGGTGTTCGCCGGGCACGACGTGTCGATCGAGGTCGTCCGTCAGGGTCAGGCGACCGTCGCGGGCGGCGGCCAGGCCGATCTGCTCGTCGTGACGCACGCCGCACGCGACGCCGCACTGTCCGCAACCGTCGCCGACCTCGCCGGGCTGCCTGTCGTGGCCGCGGTGGTCTCCGTCCTGAGAGTCGAAGGAGCCTAG
- a CDS encoding FadR/GntR family transcriptional regulator — MTRRTNLIDLAVGRLRQQITSGAWAVGTRIPAEPSLTELIGVGRNTVREAVQSLVHAGMLERRQGSGTYVISDSELGNAMGRQLAGAHQRDVLEVRRSLEVEAARLAAMRRTDEQIAELRALRDTRSAAYASGELDRMVEADLVLHRTIAQAAHNPVLLALYENLQDAISENIRFNFEHPVHDDDSHHALVEAVAAGDAKAAVEEIDRYLTDLIGDVI; from the coding sequence ATGACTCGCCGCACGAACCTGATCGACCTCGCCGTCGGACGTCTGCGCCAGCAGATCACGTCCGGCGCGTGGGCGGTGGGTACCCGCATCCCGGCCGAGCCGTCGTTGACCGAGCTCATCGGGGTCGGGCGCAACACCGTGCGTGAGGCGGTCCAGTCCCTCGTCCATGCCGGGATGCTCGAGCGGCGGCAGGGATCAGGCACCTACGTGATCTCCGACTCGGAGCTGGGCAACGCAATGGGCCGCCAGCTCGCCGGCGCCCACCAGCGCGACGTCCTGGAGGTGCGCCGCAGCCTCGAGGTCGAGGCCGCCCGGCTCGCGGCGATGCGCCGCACCGACGAGCAGATCGCCGAGCTCCGGGCCCTGCGCGACACCCGCTCCGCTGCGTACGCCAGCGGCGAGCTCGACCGCATGGTCGAGGCCGACCTCGTGCTCCACCGCACGATCGCCCAGGCGGCGCACAACCCGGTGCTCCTGGCCCTGTACGAGAACCTGCAGGATGCGATCAGCGAGAACATCCGGTTCAACTTCGAGCACCCGGTGCACGACGACGACTCGCACCACGCCCTGGTCGAGGCCGTCGCCGCCGGCGACGCCAAGGCGGCCGTCGAGGAGATCGACCGCTACCTGACCGATCTCATCGGGGACGTCATCTGA
- a CDS encoding L-threonylcarbamoyladenylate synthase yields the protein MTTSVMDCTDPGSWGPAIDEAVNAVARGALVVLPTDTVYGIGADAFNPQAVAALLAAKGRGRQMPPPVLVPELRTLDGLCADLPPLARDMVEAFWPGGLTVICRAQPSLAWDLGETRGTVAVRMPDHPAALALLRRTGPLAVSSANLTGRPAARTAVAAAEQLGASVAVYLEAGRSPGGVASTIVDATGPLRLVRTGAISLAELRRVADVLDVDDARDGADAP from the coding sequence GTGACCACCTCCGTCATGGACTGCACCGACCCGGGCTCGTGGGGCCCGGCGATCGACGAGGCCGTCAACGCGGTCGCCCGCGGTGCGCTGGTCGTGCTGCCCACCGACACCGTCTACGGCATCGGCGCCGATGCGTTCAACCCGCAGGCGGTCGCGGCGCTCCTCGCGGCCAAGGGGCGGGGGCGCCAGATGCCACCGCCCGTGCTGGTCCCCGAGCTACGCACCCTCGACGGGCTGTGCGCCGACCTCCCGCCGCTCGCCCGGGACATGGTCGAGGCGTTCTGGCCCGGCGGGCTGACGGTCATCTGCCGCGCCCAGCCGTCACTCGCGTGGGACCTCGGCGAGACGCGCGGGACGGTCGCCGTGCGGATGCCGGACCACCCCGCGGCCCTGGCGCTGCTGCGCCGGACCGGTCCGCTCGCGGTCTCGAGCGCGAACCTCACCGGTCGCCCGGCGGCGCGGACGGCCGTGGCGGCGGCCGAACAGCTCGGGGCATCGGTGGCGGTCTACCTCGAGGCAGGTCGGAGCCCTGGCGGGGTCGCCTCGACGATCGTCGACGCGACCGGCCCGTTGCGCCTGGTCCGGACCGGCGCGATCAGCCTCGCCGAGCTCCGTCGGGTCGCAGACGTGCTGGACGTCGACGACGCCCGAGACGGCGCTGATGCCCCGTGA